In Pollutimonas sp. M17, a single genomic region encodes these proteins:
- a CDS encoding SlyX family protein: MEERLIDIELKLTAQEDLVLELNQRVYEQQKQIDELRALCTALVKRLGEAANEGGADPYAVEKPPHY; encoded by the coding sequence ATGGAAGAGCGTTTAATCGATATCGAACTGAAGCTGACGGCGCAGGAAGACCTGGTGCTGGAGCTCAACCAACGGGTGTACGAACAGCAAAAGCAAATCGACGAACTGCGCGCGCTGTGCACGGCATTGGTCAAGAGGCTGGGCGAAGCCGCCAACGAGGGCGGGGCCGATCCCTATGCGGTTGAAAAGCCGCCGCATTACTGA
- a CDS encoding FmdE family protein: MNHPGFFDTAPTITLQDPLSRLLGAASEGIIDYSYTDIVKLAGHSCPTVAGAYLMTRRALKQLYGDELPQRGSIKVQFRDDQLNGVTGVIANIVSFITGATADNGFKGLGGQYDRRKLLSFNAPIDGEIQFQRIDTGRSVAVNFHAQVVPGSPEAMPTLKKILEGQASDEQQRIFAQDWQDRVRRILENADHPELVTCS, encoded by the coding sequence ATGAACCATCCCGGCTTTTTCGATACCGCTCCCACCATCACGCTGCAAGACCCCCTGTCCCGGCTTCTGGGTGCCGCCAGCGAGGGCATCATCGACTATTCGTATACCGACATCGTGAAGCTGGCGGGACACTCCTGCCCCACGGTGGCGGGCGCCTACCTGATGACCCGCCGCGCCCTGAAGCAGTTATATGGCGACGAGCTGCCCCAGCGCGGAAGCATCAAGGTCCAGTTCCGCGACGACCAATTGAACGGCGTCACCGGCGTCATCGCCAATATTGTCAGCTTCATTACCGGCGCCACGGCCGACAACGGTTTCAAAGGCCTGGGCGGCCAGTACGACCGCCGCAAGCTGCTGTCCTTCAATGCGCCCATCGACGGTGAAATCCAGTTTCAGCGGATCGATACAGGTCGCAGCGTTGCCGTCAATTTCCACGCTCAGGTGGTGCCCGGCTCGCCGGAGGCGATGCCCACCCTCAAGAAAATTCTCGAGGGCCAGGCCAGCGATGAGCAACAGCGCATTTTCGCCCAGGATTGGCAGGACAGGGTCCGCCGCATCCTGGAGAACGCCGACCATCCTGAACTGGTCACGTGCTCCTGA
- a CDS encoding MFS transporter has product MHTKHTGSWSELLWGRNGLRSLALAGGVAVHAVNVYIVTTILPSIVDDIGGLEYYAWNTTLFVVASILGSALSPKFLDQFGLRRAFLLAIALFAAGTIGCALAPAMPWLLAARTVQGLGGGLLLGLSYSAVRMVFDERLWSRAMVLVSSMWGVATLAGPAIGGIFAQTGHWRLAFWAVVPIAALLAVLVRTQLAQGRQRGSKRSQAPLGSIFLLALSVLVVSVASLSAQPAWKAVGIALGLLIAVLIARIDGRARVRLFPTGSYSAHTALGSLYACICLLSIGVTTEIYIPYFLQVIHGKSPLAAGYWTALMSAGWTLGSFVSSGRSTGTANRLIVIGPVVSAASLAVLAWMMPMAGLSQQGGANGLMAPLLGVGVGVGLCWPNMLTRVFKSAPEGQENIASAAITTLQLYAMAMGAALAGMVTNAAGFTEPGGVQGARQAALALFAVFACAPGLAALMTRGARRAG; this is encoded by the coding sequence ATGCATACAAAACATACAGGGTCATGGTCCGAGCTTTTATGGGGCCGCAACGGCTTGCGGTCGCTGGCGCTGGCGGGCGGCGTCGCGGTCCATGCCGTCAATGTGTACATCGTCACCACCATCCTGCCTTCCATCGTGGACGATATCGGAGGCCTTGAGTACTACGCCTGGAATACGACGCTCTTCGTCGTCGCGTCCATCCTGGGCTCCGCGCTTTCGCCCAAATTCCTGGATCAGTTCGGGCTGCGGCGCGCTTTCCTGTTGGCCATCGCCCTATTCGCGGCTGGCACGATAGGCTGCGCGCTGGCGCCCGCCATGCCCTGGCTGCTGGCGGCGCGTACGGTGCAGGGCCTGGGCGGCGGCTTGCTGCTGGGACTGAGCTATTCCGCCGTCCGCATGGTTTTCGACGAGCGCCTGTGGTCCAGGGCCATGGTGCTGGTTTCCAGCATGTGGGGCGTCGCCACGCTTGCCGGGCCGGCGATAGGCGGCATCTTTGCCCAGACGGGGCACTGGCGCCTGGCTTTCTGGGCGGTGGTGCCGATCGCGGCGCTTCTGGCCGTGCTGGTGCGGACTCAACTGGCGCAGGGCAGGCAGCGTGGGAGCAAGCGGAGCCAGGCGCCGCTGGGCAGCATTTTCCTGCTGGCGCTTTCGGTTCTCGTGGTGTCGGTTGCCAGCCTGAGCGCCCAGCCGGCATGGAAGGCGGTGGGCATCGCGCTGGGATTGCTTATAGCCGTCTTGATCGCAAGAATCGATGGCCGTGCCCGTGTACGCCTGTTTCCGACGGGTTCCTATTCGGCCCATACGGCGCTGGGCAGCCTGTATGCCTGCATCTGCCTCTTGAGCATCGGGGTGACGACGGAAATCTACATCCCTTATTTCCTCCAGGTGATACACGGCAAAAGCCCGCTGGCGGCGGGATACTGGACGGCGCTGATGTCGGCGGGCTGGACGCTGGGGTCGTTCGTCAGTTCCGGCCGATCCACCGGTACAGCCAATCGCCTTATCGTTATCGGTCCTGTTGTGTCGGCCGCATCCCTGGCCGTGCTGGCCTGGATGATGCCCATGGCCGGCTTGTCGCAGCAAGGCGGCGCGAACGGGCTGATGGCTCCGTTGCTGGGTGTGGGCGTGGGCGTGGGATTGTGCTGGCCGAACATGCTGACCCGCGTGTTCAAGTCGGCGCCCGAGGGGCAGGAGAATATCGCCTCGGCGGCGATCACCACCTTGCAGCTTTATGCCATGGCCATGGGTGCGGCGCTGGCCGGGATGGTGACGAATGCGGCCGGATTCACCGAGCCGGGGGGCGTGCAGGGGGCGCGGCAGGCCGCGCTGGCCCTGTTTGCGGTCTTTGCTTGCGCGCCGGGGCTGGCGGCGCTGATGACGCGGGGAGCGCGCCGCGCCGGCTAA
- a CDS encoding DUF2061 domain-containing protein — protein sequence MLLLARKTSQVALHMSVAFVVTYVCTGSLATGGLAAILEPICNVVLLPLHDRLWSKVQAKGGASIPFAAQRAA from the coding sequence ATGTTGCTGCTCGCCCGAAAAACCAGCCAGGTCGCCTTGCACATGTCGGTGGCGTTTGTCGTTACCTATGTATGCACGGGTTCGCTTGCCACGGGAGGGCTGGCCGCCATATTGGAGCCGATCTGCAATGTCGTGCTTTTGCCTTTGCACGACAGGCTATGGAGCAAGGTACAGGCCAAAGGTGGGGCAAGCATCCCCTTCGCGGCCCAGCGGGCGGCTTGA